One region of Streptomyces davaonensis JCM 4913 genomic DNA includes:
- a CDS encoding tyrosine-type recombinase/integrase: MAGHIQDRWYKVETSPDGKARKVKTDRHGLGLRYRARYIGPDGTEKSKSFPDRQKRLAEQWLAQVEADMARGQYIDPQAGRLTVRQHAERWLASLTMDPGTYVGTEQRIRLHVLPYLGSRTLGSLRPTHIREWLRKLQDGGVAPAYQRVIFANLSTMLTAAVDDRLIPENPCRSSSVRAPKLDPRRIVPWPRERVLAVRCALPEQYRAMVDLAGGCGLRQGEVLGLAAEDVDFIEGVVHVERQVKLIRNRPVFAPPKGARARTVPLPESVAWSIEEHISQRSPAAVTLPWRAVDGAPVTASLIFHRDQGRPVNRNDFNRGAWRPALVSAGVPLGRASGMHALRHFYASVLLDAGESVKALSEYLGHHDPGFTLRTYTHLMPSSEKRTREAVDRAFADGPDTADGPTTAQEE, encoded by the coding sequence ATGGCCGGACACATCCAAGACCGTTGGTACAAAGTCGAGACCAGCCCGGACGGCAAGGCGCGCAAGGTCAAGACCGACCGCCACGGCCTCGGACTGCGCTACCGCGCCCGCTACATCGGGCCGGACGGCACGGAGAAGTCCAAGAGCTTCCCCGACCGTCAGAAGCGGCTCGCTGAGCAGTGGCTTGCGCAGGTCGAGGCGGACATGGCGCGCGGGCAGTACATCGACCCGCAGGCTGGACGACTCACCGTGCGACAGCATGCCGAACGTTGGTTGGCGTCGCTCACCATGGACCCTGGGACCTACGTGGGTACTGAGCAGCGCATTCGCCTGCACGTCCTGCCCTACCTTGGCAGCCGCACACTGGGCTCCCTCCGGCCGACGCACATCCGCGAGTGGCTGCGGAAGCTGCAAGACGGGGGAGTGGCGCCCGCCTATCAGCGGGTGATCTTCGCAAACCTCTCCACCATGCTGACGGCGGCAGTGGACGACCGTTTGATCCCTGAGAACCCTTGCAGGTCGTCGTCCGTCCGCGCGCCTAAGCTCGACCCTCGCCGGATCGTTCCCTGGCCACGTGAGCGCGTACTCGCGGTCCGTTGCGCACTGCCCGAGCAGTACCGGGCCATGGTGGACCTGGCTGGCGGTTGTGGTCTCCGGCAGGGTGAGGTCCTCGGCCTGGCCGCGGAAGACGTGGACTTCATCGAGGGCGTGGTTCACGTTGAGCGACAGGTCAAGCTGATCCGCAATCGGCCTGTATTCGCGCCGCCCAAGGGCGCGAGGGCACGTACGGTTCCGTTGCCCGAGAGCGTTGCCTGGTCTATCGAGGAGCACATCAGCCAGCGCTCACCAGCCGCCGTTACATTGCCATGGCGGGCTGTCGACGGGGCACCCGTGACTGCATCCCTGATCTTCCACAGGGATCAGGGCCGCCCGGTCAATCGCAACGACTTCAACCGCGGTGCCTGGCGCCCGGCCCTCGTCTCGGCGGGCGTCCCTCTCGGTCGCGCAAGCGGGATGCACGCCCTGAGGCACTTCTACGCCTCCGTACTCCTGGACGCGGGCGAGAGCGTCAAGGCCCTCTCCGAGTACCTGGGCCACCACGATCCGGGCTTCACCCTGCGGACGTACACGCACCTGATGCCCAGCAGCGAGAAGCGCACCCGCGAGGCGGTGGACCGAGCCTTCGCGGATGGCCCGGACACCGCTGACGGCCCCACGACGGCCCAGGAGGAGTGA
- the repSA gene encoding replication initiator protein RepSA has protein sequence MTDTATFAGLDPTTLGDLLRVAGLPGFDRWQDQIRRTGGCADPIHLTGWVLHKDKTTGETLHHYSTEHEPGGRLRIACGNRRASRCPSCAWTYAGDTYHLIRAGLVGDDGRDIPTTVRDHPRVFATLTAPSFGPVHNRPDRGACRCGTRHSADDPALGTALDPATYDYAGAVLFNNHAGDLWHRFTNRLRREIAARAGLTQREFIDTCRVSYGKVAEFQKRGAVHFHAVIRLDGPDGPDSPPLSWATVGLLTDAIRAAAKHSYATVSVPASGDQPARALRWGRQLDVRPVKAFGDGSDLTEQAVAAYVAKYATKAAETTGTLDRRIGELSELDRHGVPDHTRRLITACRDLDALYPDRRIWAWAHMLGFRGHFSSKSRRYSTTLGELRQARADYRAAQEHAAHGVDDREPDTVLVLADWQYAGHGHTPGESALAATIARDLQLNRESAREALATLAQEGEW, from the coding sequence ATGACCGACACCGCGACCTTCGCGGGCCTGGACCCGACCACCCTGGGGGACCTCCTTAGGGTGGCCGGGCTTCCCGGCTTCGACCGCTGGCAAGACCAGATACGCCGCACTGGTGGCTGTGCCGACCCCATCCACCTGACCGGCTGGGTCCTCCACAAGGACAAGACCACCGGCGAGACCCTGCACCACTACAGCACGGAGCACGAGCCGGGTGGACGTCTCCGCATCGCCTGCGGCAACCGGCGTGCCTCCCGCTGCCCGTCCTGCGCCTGGACGTACGCCGGAGACACCTACCACCTGATCCGCGCCGGACTCGTCGGCGACGACGGCCGAGACATCCCCACCACGGTCCGCGACCACCCCCGGGTCTTCGCCACCCTCACCGCCCCCTCGTTCGGCCCGGTCCACAACCGGCCCGACCGCGGCGCCTGCCGCTGCGGCACCCGCCACAGCGCGGACGATCCTGCCCTCGGCACGGCCCTGGACCCGGCCACCTACGACTACGCGGGCGCCGTCCTGTTCAACAACCACGCGGGCGACCTGTGGCACCGATTCACCAACCGGCTCCGTCGCGAGATCGCCGCCCGCGCCGGGCTCACGCAGCGCGAATTCATCGACACCTGCCGCGTCTCCTACGGCAAGGTTGCCGAGTTCCAGAAGCGCGGCGCCGTCCACTTTCACGCAGTGATTCGCCTCGACGGACCCGACGGCCCAGACTCCCCGCCCCTGTCCTGGGCCACGGTCGGCCTGCTCACCGACGCCATTCGCGCCGCCGCCAAGCACTCCTACGCCACCGTCAGCGTCCCGGCCTCCGGCGACCAACCGGCCCGCGCCCTCCGCTGGGGCCGACAGCTCGACGTCCGCCCCGTGAAGGCATTCGGCGACGGATCCGACCTCACCGAACAGGCTGTCGCCGCGTACGTCGCCAAGTACGCCACCAAAGCCGCCGAGACAACCGGCACCCTCGACCGCCGCATCGGCGAACTCTCCGAACTCGACCGCCACGGCGTCCCCGACCACACCCGCCGCCTGATCACCGCCTGCCGCGACCTGGACGCGCTCTACCCAGACCGCCGCATCTGGGCTTGGGCCCACATGCTCGGCTTCCGCGGCCACTTCAGCTCCAAGTCCCGCCGGTACTCCACCACCCTCGGGGAGCTCCGACAGGCACGCGCCGACTACCGCGCCGCTCAAGAACACGCCGCCCACGGTGTCGACGATCGCGAGCCGGACACCGTCCTCGTGCTCGCTGACTGGCAGTACGCCGGACACGGCCACACCCCCGGCGAATCCGCCCTTGCCGCCACCATCGCCCGAGACCTCCAACTCAACCGCGAATCCGCCCGCGAGGCACTCGCCACGCTGGCTCAAGAGGGGGAGTGGTGA
- a CDS encoding alpha/beta hydrolase yields MPNPSRLRAAVLTATVLLSSLLTGCGDDSEDEDLTAQQLNWEDCPAPSQAEGGGAAPSPLPNGDEWQCATMKAPLDWAEPKGDTIGLALIRAEASGDNSERIGSLLFNFGGPGGSGVTTLPAFGEDYAALRTRYDLVSFDPRGVGRSAPVKCENDQQLDAFFQQDATPDDAAERTELLDNTKEFNAACEENSEKMLPQVRTTDAARDMDLMRQVLGDDKLHYFGISYGTELGGVYAHLFPERVGRAVFDAVVDPTQNPEQGSLGQAKGFQLALDNFAEDCTSKIEDCPIGDSAQDVKDRIAALLAELDRKPLPGIFPRDLTQTAATNGIAQALYSQDFWEYLTEGLQQAYDGDGRILMLLSDSMNGRSENGEYSNITAANISINCADDKPRYTAEFVESRLPEFRAASELFGDFLAWGMVSCTDWAVDGAADHPDVSAPGSAPILVVGNTGDPATPYEGARKMVQALGEGVGVELTYRGQGHGAYDSKNRCVQSAVNGYLLDGKVPAAGTVCS; encoded by the coding sequence ATGCCGAACCCCTCCCGCCTGCGCGCCGCCGTCCTGACCGCCACCGTGCTGCTGTCCTCGCTGCTGACGGGGTGCGGCGACGACTCCGAGGACGAGGATCTGACGGCCCAGCAGCTGAACTGGGAGGACTGCCCGGCCCCTTCCCAGGCCGAGGGCGGCGGCGCCGCACCCTCCCCGCTGCCGAACGGCGACGAGTGGCAGTGCGCCACCATGAAGGCGCCCCTGGACTGGGCCGAGCCCAAGGGGGACACGATCGGCCTCGCGCTGATCCGCGCGGAGGCGAGCGGCGACAACAGCGAGCGCATCGGCTCGCTCCTGTTCAACTTCGGCGGCCCCGGCGGCTCGGGCGTCACCACTCTGCCCGCCTTCGGTGAGGACTACGCGGCCCTGCGCACCCGGTACGACCTGGTCAGCTTCGACCCGCGCGGGGTCGGCCGCAGTGCGCCGGTGAAGTGCGAGAACGACCAGCAGCTCGACGCCTTCTTCCAGCAGGACGCGACCCCGGACGACGCCGCCGAGCGCACCGAGCTGCTGGACAACACCAAGGAGTTCAACGCGGCCTGCGAGGAGAACTCCGAGAAGATGCTGCCGCAGGTGCGCACCACCGACGCGGCGCGCGACATGGACCTGATGCGCCAGGTCCTCGGCGACGACAAGCTGCACTACTTCGGCATCTCCTACGGCACCGAACTCGGCGGTGTGTACGCGCATCTGTTCCCCGAGCGCGTCGGCCGTGCAGTCTTCGACGCGGTCGTCGACCCGACGCAGAACCCCGAACAGGGCTCGCTAGGCCAGGCGAAGGGGTTCCAGCTGGCGCTCGACAACTTCGCCGAGGACTGCACCTCGAAGATCGAGGACTGCCCGATCGGCGACAGCGCGCAGGACGTGAAGGACCGTATCGCCGCACTGCTGGCGGAACTCGACCGCAAACCACTGCCGGGCATCTTCCCGCGCGACCTGACCCAGACCGCCGCGACCAACGGCATCGCGCAGGCGCTGTACTCGCAGGACTTCTGGGAGTACCTCACCGAGGGCCTCCAGCAGGCGTACGACGGTGACGGCAGGATCCTGATGCTGCTCTCCGACTCGATGAACGGCCGCAGCGAGAACGGCGAGTACAGCAACATCACCGCCGCCAACATCTCCATCAACTGCGCCGACGACAAGCCGCGCTACACCGCCGAGTTCGTGGAGTCGAGGCTGCCGGAGTTCCGCGCGGCCTCGGAGCTGTTCGGCGACTTCCTGGCCTGGGGGATGGTCAGCTGCACCGACTGGGCCGTGGACGGGGCGGCCGACCACCCGGACGTCAGCGCGCCCGGATCGGCGCCGATCCTCGTCGTGGGCAACACCGGCGACCCGGCCACGCCGTACGAGGGCGCCCGGAAGATGGTGCAGGCGCTGGGCGAGGGCGTGGGTGTCGAGCTGACGTACCGGGGTCAGGGGCACGGGGCCTACGACAGTAAGAACAGGTGTGTACAGAGCGCGGTGAACGGCTACCTGCTGGACGGGAAGGTGCCCGCGGCCGGAACCGTCTGCTCCTGA
- a CDS encoding helix-turn-helix transcriptional regulator, giving the protein MASELPSRFLTPDDLVDMFDLPSVETVYQWRRKRTGPRGFRVGRHLRFDPEDVRAWVDSQLKGVAA; this is encoded by the coding sequence ATGGCGTCAGAACTCCCCAGCCGGTTCCTGACACCGGATGACCTGGTGGACATGTTCGACCTGCCCAGCGTCGAGACGGTCTACCAGTGGCGTCGCAAGCGCACTGGTCCCCGCGGCTTCCGAGTCGGTCGACACCTCCGCTTCGACCCGGAGGACGTACGCGCCTGGGTGGACTCCCAACTCAAGGGGGTCGCTGCCTGA
- a CDS encoding alpha/beta hydrolase, translating into MARFVRWAALTAAAGLLVTGCSSGSDEGSDGTSGKETGGKTPSASSPGTTAPLPASLTSQKLDWGECEATEDSAAPGGDWECATLKVPLDWAKPKSRTIGIALIRSEATGDDRIGSLLFNFGGPGGSGVSMMPYYASTASELHERYDLVSFDPRGVASSEGVRCRSDQEIQAAEAVDATPDTLAEETAYLNDATAFGKGCEKSAGRLMAHVSTTDTARDMDLLRQVLGDDKMHYFGISYGTELGGVYAHLFPQNVGRLVLDAVVDPSADTVDHAKNQARGFQRALNNYLKSTGQDPQEGSRKIADMLDRIDANPLPTSSDRKLTQSLAVTGIVLPLYSESSWPTLTSALEAAESGDGSELLTLADGYNERDASGSYGTTTHSQRVISCLDAKQRPTAEETKKLLPEFEKISPVFGTFLGWDTAGWCHDWPVPGQHDTPEVSAPGAAPVLVVGNTGDPATPYEGARKMADELGKGVGVVLTWKGEGHGAYGSGSGCVDSTIDDYLLSGTVPKDGKVCS; encoded by the coding sequence ATGGCGCGTTTCGTACGGTGGGCGGCTCTGACGGCCGCCGCCGGGCTCCTGGTGACGGGGTGCAGCTCGGGGAGCGACGAGGGCAGTGACGGCACGAGCGGCAAGGAGACCGGCGGCAAGACGCCCTCGGCCTCCTCCCCCGGGACCACGGCACCGTTGCCCGCCTCCCTGACGTCCCAGAAGCTCGATTGGGGAGAGTGCGAGGCCACCGAGGACTCCGCCGCGCCGGGCGGCGACTGGGAGTGCGCGACGCTCAAGGTGCCGCTGGACTGGGCGAAGCCGAAGAGCAGAACGATCGGGATCGCGCTGATCCGCTCCGAGGCGACCGGCGACGACCGTATCGGCTCGCTGCTGTTCAACTTCGGTGGCCCCGGCGGCTCGGGCGTCTCGATGATGCCGTACTACGCCTCCACCGCGTCCGAACTGCACGAGCGTTACGACCTGGTGAGCTTCGACCCGCGCGGAGTCGCCTCCAGCGAGGGCGTGCGCTGCCGCAGCGACCAGGAGATCCAGGCCGCCGAGGCCGTGGACGCCACGCCCGACACCCTGGCCGAGGAGACCGCGTACCTCAACGACGCCACCGCCTTCGGCAAGGGCTGTGAGAAGTCGGCCGGGCGGCTGATGGCCCATGTGTCGACCACCGACACCGCCCGCGACATGGACCTGCTGCGCCAAGTCCTCGGCGACGACAAGATGCACTACTTCGGCATCTCCTACGGCACCGAACTGGGCGGCGTGTACGCCCACTTGTTCCCGCAGAACGTGGGGCGGCTGGTCCTCGACGCGGTGGTCGACCCGAGCGCCGACACGGTGGACCACGCCAAGAACCAGGCCAGGGGCTTCCAGCGGGCACTGAACAACTACCTGAAGTCCACCGGGCAGGACCCGCAGGAGGGCTCACGGAAGATCGCGGACATGCTGGACCGCATCGACGCGAACCCGTTGCCGACGTCCTCCGACCGGAAGCTGACGCAGTCCCTGGCGGTCACCGGCATCGTGCTGCCGCTGTACAGCGAGTCCAGCTGGCCTACATTGACCAGCGCCCTGGAGGCGGCAGAGTCGGGGGACGGCTCGGAGCTGCTGACGCTCGCCGACGGCTACAACGAGCGTGACGCGTCGGGGAGCTACGGCACGACGACCCACTCACAGCGCGTCATATCGTGCTTGGACGCCAAGCAGCGGCCGACCGCCGAGGAGACGAAGAAGCTGCTGCCCGAGTTCGAGAAGATCTCGCCGGTGTTCGGCACGTTCCTGGGCTGGGACACGGCCGGCTGGTGCCACGACTGGCCGGTACCAGGCCAGCACGACACCCCCGAGGTGAGCGCGCCGGGCGCAGCACCGGTCCTGGTCGTGGGCAACACCGGCGACCCGGCGACGCCTTACGAGGGCGCCCGCAAGATGGCGGACGAGCTGGGCAAGGGCGTCGGTGTGGTCCTCACCTGGAAGGGCGAGGGCCACGGCGCCTACGGCAGTGGCAGCGGCTGCGTCGACTCCACGATCGACGACTACCTGCTCTCCGGCACGGTCCCGAAGGACGGCAAGGTCTGCTCCTGA